A single Altererythrobacter sp. BO-6 DNA region contains:
- a CDS encoding DEAD/DEAH box helicase, giving the protein MTFADLGLSPELLKAVEAAGYTTPTAIQAEAIPAVLMMKDLIGIAQTGTGKTASFVLPMIDVLASGRRRALMPRSLILEPTRELAAQVAENFEKYGKNHDLKMALLIGGVQMGDQLKALDEGVDVLIATPGRLMDLFERGKILLSGCELLVIDEADRMLDMGFIPDIEFICSKLPETRQTLLFSATMPPPIEKLAKKFLNNPKRMEVSRAASTNKDITAFKVPVKSRQKRETLRWLLRHDLVETAIIFANRKTTVRELNQSLQRHGFRSSEIHGDMDQSSRLKELDRFKQGEVNILVASDVAARGLDIKGVSHVFNFDTPWHPDDYVHRIGRTGRAGAKGRAFTFVAEEDAEAIANVEKLTGSKIKVFGKEDVRVELKPAEPEADEKPPRIPARQPADEPREERPKKPRREKEMRAEKPKRSSPRRDDDDEPVPAGEWNGPKPDFLSVGFGG; this is encoded by the coding sequence ATGACCTTCGCCGACCTCGGCCTCTCTCCCGAATTGCTCAAGGCGGTTGAAGCCGCCGGCTATACCACGCCCACTGCCATCCAGGCGGAGGCCATTCCAGCAGTCCTGATGATGAAGGACCTGATCGGTATTGCGCAGACCGGGACGGGCAAGACCGCGAGTTTTGTGCTGCCGATGATCGACGTGCTCGCCAGCGGGCGCCGCCGTGCGCTGATGCCGCGCTCACTCATCCTTGAGCCGACGCGCGAGCTTGCCGCGCAGGTGGCGGAGAACTTCGAAAAATACGGCAAGAACCATGATCTCAAGATGGCGCTGCTGATCGGCGGGGTGCAAATGGGCGACCAGCTCAAGGCGCTCGATGAGGGTGTGGATGTGCTGATCGCCACGCCGGGCCGGCTGATGGACCTGTTCGAGCGCGGCAAGATCCTGCTCAGCGGGTGCGAACTGCTGGTCATCGACGAAGCCGACCGCATGCTCGACATGGGCTTCATCCCCGACATCGAATTCATTTGTTCCAAGCTGCCTGAAACGCGCCAGACCCTTCTGTTCAGCGCCACCATGCCGCCGCCGATCGAGAAGCTGGCAAAGAAATTCCTCAACAATCCCAAGCGGATGGAAGTCAGCCGGGCGGCAAGCACCAACAAGGACATCACTGCCTTCAAGGTGCCCGTCAAGAGCCGTCAGAAGCGCGAGACACTGCGCTGGCTGCTGCGGCATGACCTGGTTGAAACCGCGATCATCTTCGCCAACCGCAAGACCACCGTGCGTGAACTGAACCAGAGCCTGCAGCGTCACGGCTTCAGGAGCAGCGAGATCCATGGCGACATGGATCAGAGCTCGCGCCTCAAGGAACTCGACCGGTTCAAGCAGGGCGAAGTGAATATTCTGGTCGCTTCCGACGTCGCCGCCCGCGGTCTCGATATCAAGGGCGTCAGCCACGTGTTCAATTTCGATACACCATGGCACCCGGACGACTATGTCCACCGCATCGGACGCACGGGCCGGGCGGGGGCAAAGGGCCGGGCCTTTACCTTCGTAGCCGAAGAAGATGCCGAGGCGATCGCCAATGTCGAAAAGCTGACCGGCAGCAAGATCAAGGTGTTCGGCAAGGAAGACGTTCGCGTCGAACTAAAGCCGGCCGAGCCCGAGGCTGATGAAAAGCCGCCGCGCATACCCGCCAGGCAGCCGGCGGATGAGCCGCGCGAAGAACGCCCCAAGAAGCCGCGCCGGGAAAAGGAAATGCGGGCTGAAAAGCCCAAGCGTTCGAGCCCGCGCCGCGACGATGATGACGAGCCGGTACCGGCTGGGGAATGGAATGGCCCCAAACCGGACTTCCTTAGCGTCGGCTTTGGCGGCTGA
- a CDS encoding serine hydrolase domain-containing protein has protein sequence MHYRPGRMALALVTLPISLLSAGAAWAEAPAEPADPFALYLDQCRLAEVCNGTYLVARKGKPIHRAAIGDAGDLDRSPLTMDSQFDIGSISKQFTAVAVLRLARQKRLALADPVARHLPAFPYPDITIAQLLSHTSGMPDVLNHYSALLRSGQATAPLDGSDIVSVLAEGKRPAVFAPGTKYAYNNSGYLVLAALVEARTGETFSDHLHRTLFKPLRMKRTLVRTPANEGQISRRAFGFQPMPDGTRRAYDQTPMFYIRGAGGIYSTVDDLLRWQNALSGGRILSPREWRMATTAMQLSDGTAAPYGYGFALRKTPEGLAKVGHNGHFRGFKSELAYFPASQVTVIQLTNNAQDDRMDANARALFQLSQGKAPPAVRPTIGKALYQRVTAGSEADTRQWFADQLSATSPAFELDEDELNRLGYSLLKAPDKRPAILVFELTVLAFPKSANAYDSLSEAQEAAGDTAAALVSSRMALALEPQSATLQKRVELLSKAPQ, from the coding sequence ATGCACTACCGACCCGGCCGTATGGCACTCGCTCTCGTCACTCTGCCAATTTCACTGCTTTCTGCCGGTGCGGCATGGGCAGAAGCGCCCGCTGAACCAGCGGATCCCTTCGCACTTTATCTGGACCAGTGTCGCCTCGCTGAGGTTTGCAATGGCACCTATCTGGTCGCCCGCAAGGGCAAGCCGATCCATCGCGCCGCTATCGGCGATGCCGGCGATCTGGATCGCTCACCGCTGACCATGGACAGTCAGTTCGATATCGGCTCGATTTCGAAGCAATTCACCGCCGTCGCCGTCTTGCGGCTGGCGCGACAAAAGCGCCTTGCGCTGGCCGATCCGGTGGCGCGGCATCTGCCCGCGTTTCCCTACCCGGACATCACCATTGCTCAGCTGCTGAGCCACACCTCCGGCATGCCCGATGTGCTCAACCATTATTCAGCGCTGTTGCGATCGGGCCAAGCCACCGCCCCGCTCGACGGCTCGGATATCGTCTCGGTGCTGGCCGAGGGCAAACGCCCGGCCGTTTTCGCACCGGGGACAAAGTACGCGTACAACAATTCCGGCTATCTTGTTCTTGCCGCATTGGTCGAAGCCCGGACGGGCGAGACCTTCTCCGATCATCTCCATCGTACCTTGTTCAAGCCGCTGAGGATGAAGCGCACCCTCGTACGGACACCCGCGAACGAAGGGCAGATTTCCCGGCGCGCGTTTGGCTTTCAGCCGATGCCTGATGGCACCCGCAGGGCCTACGACCAGACGCCGATGTTCTACATCCGCGGGGCAGGAGGGATCTATTCGACGGTCGACGACCTGCTGCGCTGGCAAAATGCACTGTCTGGTGGGCGCATTCTGAGCCCGCGCGAATGGCGCATGGCAACCACCGCCATGCAGCTGAGCGACGGCACAGCAGCACCCTATGGCTATGGCTTTGCCCTGCGCAAGACCCCCGAAGGTCTCGCCAAAGTGGGCCACAACGGCCATTTTCGCGGCTTCAAGTCCGAACTGGCCTATTTCCCGGCCAGCCAGGTTACCGTGATCCAGCTGACCAACAACGCCCAGGACGACCGGATGGACGCGAACGCCCGCGCGCTATTCCAGCTGTCGCAAGGGAAGGCGCCGCCCGCCGTCAGGCCGACCATCGGCAAGGCGTTGTATCAACGGGTGACAGCGGGGTCCGAAGCGGACACCCGTCAGTGGTTTGCCGACCAGCTTTCCGCCACCTCGCCTGCGTTCGAACTGGATGAGGATGAACTCAACCGGCTGGGGTACAGTCTGCTGAAAGCGCCGGACAAGCGCCCGGCGATCCTGGTGTTCGAACTGACGGTTCTGGCCTTTCCAAAATCCGCCAACGCATACGATAGCCTATCGGAAGCGCAGGAGGCCGCGGGTGACACAGCGGCCGCGCTGGTCAGTTCTCGCATGGCACTCGCGCTTGAGCCGCAATCGGCGACCTTGCAAAAGCGGGTGGAATTGCTGAGCAAGGCTCCACAATAG
- a CDS encoding UvrD-helicase domain-containing protein codes for MLAGAGTGKTAALTARLAHLVATGRAWPSQILCVTFTNKAAREMRERVGRHLGQAVEGMPWLGTFHSVCAKMLRRHAELVGLESNYTIIDTDDQLRLLKQLITQNDLDEKRWPARQLAGLIDRWKNRGLNPADLDAVENESYANGRGQQFYQLYQDRLKALNACDFGDLMLHMLNIFRTHREVLEDYQRRFKYILVDEYQDTNAVQYLWLRLLAQAHKNICVVGDDDQSIYSWRGAEVANILKFEKDFPGAKVVKLEQNYRSTPHILGAASGLIRANSQRHDKTLWTEANHGEKLRVIGVWDAPEEARRVGEEIERLEREGAPLDKVAILVRAQYQTREFEDRFIQIGINYRIVGGFRFYERAEIRDALAYLRMIAQPQDDLAFERIYNQPKRGLGAKTLEKMHQHARRTGLPLAAASLQLADSDELPARAANTIGELLRQFLAWREQAELVTPADLLRMVLEDCGYFAMLEAEKTAEAKGRLENLSELARAMEEYETLGDFLEHVSLVMDNDAADDGEKVTIMTMHAAKGLEFDHVFLPGWEEGVFPSQRALDEGGLASLEEERRLAYVAITRARRRCTILHAANRRIYGQWTSSIPSRFIEELPAEHFEQETTLSGGASLWRANWTENEDPFAHVSTSRPERSSQRGPGWQRALSTGYDSKQARVRESTRSAASFAAKPRSDIAIGQRVFHEKFGYGTVTDQEGNKLTIEFEHAGEKRVIDSFVTVVR; via the coding sequence ATGCTGGCGGGCGCCGGTACCGGCAAGACCGCAGCGCTTACCGCGCGGCTCGCGCATCTGGTGGCGACCGGACGTGCCTGGCCCAGCCAGATCCTGTGCGTGACCTTTACTAACAAGGCTGCGCGCGAAATGCGCGAACGCGTCGGGAGGCATCTGGGGCAAGCGGTCGAGGGCATGCCATGGCTTGGCACCTTCCATTCGGTCTGCGCCAAGATGTTGCGCCGCCATGCCGAATTGGTGGGCCTCGAAAGCAATTACACGATCATCGACACGGACGACCAGCTGCGCTTGCTCAAGCAGCTGATCACCCAGAACGACCTTGACGAGAAGCGCTGGCCTGCGCGCCAGCTGGCCGGGCTGATCGATCGCTGGAAGAACCGCGGGCTCAACCCCGCCGATCTCGATGCGGTGGAAAACGAAAGCTATGCCAACGGGCGCGGACAGCAGTTCTACCAGCTTTACCAGGACCGATTGAAAGCGCTCAACGCCTGCGATTTCGGCGATCTGATGCTGCATATGCTCAACATCTTCCGCACGCACCGCGAGGTGCTGGAAGATTACCAGCGACGCTTCAAATATATCCTGGTGGACGAATACCAGGATACCAACGCGGTCCAATATTTGTGGCTCAGGCTGCTGGCGCAGGCGCACAAGAATATCTGCGTCGTGGGGGATGACGATCAGTCGATCTATTCCTGGCGCGGGGCGGAAGTCGCCAATATCCTGAAGTTCGAGAAGGATTTTCCCGGCGCCAAGGTCGTCAAGCTCGAGCAGAACTATCGCTCCACCCCGCATATTCTGGGCGCGGCATCGGGCCTGATCCGCGCCAATTCGCAGCGTCACGACAAGACGCTGTGGACTGAAGCCAATCACGGCGAGAAGCTGCGCGTCATCGGCGTGTGGGACGCGCCGGAGGAAGCACGCCGCGTAGGCGAGGAGATCGAGCGTCTCGAACGCGAGGGCGCACCGCTAGATAAAGTCGCCATCCTGGTGCGCGCGCAATACCAGACGCGCGAATTCGAAGACCGCTTCATCCAGATCGGGATCAACTACCGCATCGTCGGTGGCTTCCGCTTCTACGAGCGCGCGGAAATCCGCGATGCGCTGGCTTACCTGCGTATGATCGCACAGCCGCAGGACGATCTGGCCTTCGAACGGATCTACAACCAGCCCAAGCGCGGGCTTGGCGCCAAGACGCTGGAGAAAATGCACCAGCATGCGCGGCGCACCGGGCTGCCGCTGGCCGCCGCCTCGCTCCAGCTGGCCGACAGCGACGAGCTGCCTGCGCGTGCCGCCAATACTATCGGCGAATTGCTGAGGCAGTTTCTTGCATGGCGCGAACAGGCCGAACTCGTCACCCCGGCAGACTTGCTACGCATGGTGCTGGAAGATTGCGGCTACTTTGCCATGCTCGAGGCCGAAAAGACCGCTGAGGCCAAGGGCAGGCTCGAAAACCTTTCCGAACTGGCCCGCGCGATGGAGGAATACGAAACGCTCGGCGATTTCCTCGAGCATGTGTCGCTGGTGATGGACAATGACGCCGCCGACGATGGCGAGAAGGTCACCATCATGACCATGCATGCGGCCAAGGGGCTGGAATTCGACCATGTCTTCCTGCCCGGCTGGGAAGAAGGCGTATTCCCCAGCCAGCGGGCGCTCGATGAAGGCGGGCTAGCCAGCCTGGAGGAAGAGCGCCGCCTGGCCTATGTCGCGATCACCCGCGCGCGGCGCCGCTGCACCATCCTGCATGCCGCGAACCGCCGCATCTATGGCCAATGGACCAGCAGCATTCCCAGCCGCTTCATCGAGGAGCTGCCAGCGGAGCATTTCGAACAGGAGACCACGCTGAGCGGCGGCGCATCGCTGTGGCGCGCCAACTGGACCGAGAACGAAGATCCCTTCGCACATGTCTCGACCTCGCGACCCGAGCGTTCGTCGCAACGCGGCCCCGGCTGGCAGCGGGCGCTCTCGACCGGATATGACAGCAAGCAGGCGCGCGTGCGCGAAAGCACCCGTTCCGCCGCCAGCTTTGCCGCCAAGCCGCGCAGTGACATCGCCATCGGCCAGCGCGTGTTCCATGAGAAATTCGGTTATGGCACCGTCACCGACCAGGAAGGCAACAAGCTGACAATCGAGTTCGAGCACGCTGGTGAAAAGCGTGTGATCGACAGCTTTGTGACAGTGGTGCGGTAG
- the rsmD gene encoding 16S rRNA (guanine(966)-N(2))-methyltransferase RsmD, translating to MRIIAGEWRGRKLVAPKGDATRPTADRTRETLFSMLTSRLGSFEGLQVADLFAGSGALGLEALSRGAAHCLFVEQDKPALDAIKANIQALGARERTAVQQGSVLTLGPAKEPYDLILLDPPYATGAGAVALDRLLRLGWIGPATWMAVETSDKESVEVKGLDVAAERKVGKAKLTLLTAAS from the coding sequence GTGAGGATCATCGCCGGGGAATGGCGCGGGCGCAAGCTGGTTGCCCCGAAGGGCGACGCTACGCGCCCGACCGCGGACCGCACCCGCGAAACCCTCTTCAGCATGCTCACCAGCAGGCTTGGTTCGTTCGAAGGATTGCAGGTTGCCGACTTGTTTGCCGGCTCGGGCGCGCTGGGGCTGGAAGCGCTCTCGCGCGGCGCGGCGCATTGCCTGTTCGTTGAGCAGGACAAGCCGGCGCTGGACGCGATCAAGGCCAATATCCAGGCGCTTGGCGCGCGCGAGCGTACCGCGGTTCAACAGGGTTCGGTACTAACGCTCGGCCCGGCGAAAGAGCCTTATGACCTGATCCTGCTCGACCCGCCCTACGCCACCGGCGCCGGAGCGGTTGCGCTGGATCGGTTACTCAGGCTGGGCTGGATCGGACCGGCGACATGGATGGCGGTCGAAACGTCCGACAAGGAAAGCGTTGAGGTCAAAGGGCTGGACGTTGCAGCCGAACGAAAGGTCGGCAAGGCCAAGCTGACACTGTTGACCGCCGCCAGCTGA
- a CDS encoding pseudouridine synthase produces MPDNPRPAGDRPEGERIAKLLARAGVASRREVERMIADRRVAIDGLILETPATILKDLRGVTVDGKPVAAPEPTRLFAFHKPTGLITAESDPKGRPTIYNALRNALPRKTPRLMPVGRLDLNTEGLLLLTNDGELKRQMELPSSGIPRTYRARTFGDVTQEMLEELIDGITIDGVHYGSIDANLERRTGRNQWIELTITEGKNREVRKVLEHLGLQVSRLIRTAYGPFELEDLPRGAAREIRSHELGRFRSQIKRSGSQ; encoded by the coding sequence ATGCCTGACAACCCCCGCCCCGCTGGTGATCGCCCCGAAGGCGAACGCATCGCCAAGTTGCTGGCGCGCGCTGGTGTCGCCAGCCGCCGCGAGGTGGAGCGCATGATTGCGGATCGGCGCGTGGCCATTGACGGGCTCATCCTGGAAACGCCGGCTACGATCCTGAAGGACCTGCGCGGCGTGACGGTGGACGGAAAGCCAGTTGCCGCACCAGAGCCGACCCGGCTGTTCGCCTTTCACAAGCCGACCGGCCTGATCACCGCCGAAAGCGATCCCAAAGGGCGCCCCACTATCTACAATGCGCTGCGCAACGCCTTGCCCCGCAAAACCCCGCGGCTGATGCCGGTCGGCAGGCTTGACCTCAACACCGAAGGCTTGCTGCTGCTGACCAATGACGGCGAGTTGAAGCGCCAGATGGAGCTGCCTTCCTCCGGCATCCCGCGCACATATCGTGCGCGCACATTCGGCGATGTAACGCAGGAAATGCTGGAAGAGCTGATCGACGGGATCACTATTGATGGCGTCCATTACGGCAGCATCGACGCCAATCTTGAGCGGCGCACCGGCCGCAACCAGTGGATCGAACTGACCATCACTGAAGGCAAGAACCGCGAAGTGCGCAAAGTGCTGGAACACCTTGGCCTGCAGGTCAGCCGCCTGATCCGCACCGCCTATGGCCCGTTCGAACTCGAAGATCTTCCGCGCGGTGCCGCGCGCGAAATTCGCAGCCATGAACTCGGGCGGTTCCGCAGCCAGATCAAGCGCTCGGGCAGCCAGTGA
- a CDS encoding aromatic ring-hydroxylating dioxygenase subunit alpha gives MNEADTKSPPLRPTEGQLALAEAIARGEERSGSEIRRVPASVYTDPDHFLREKTALFDRLPQVLCPSALLPEPGMAVPHDATGRPLLITRDAEGTAHVFLNVCRHRGTRLVEGADVQCAKRLVCPYHAWTYRLDGKLLALPRPETFPGMDKGDYGLVELPSCEAGGLIWFAPVEGADFTDARKLGEDLDTFGTRDLVLFRRKLHTVKGNWKLIMDAFLESYHVTRLHAQTIGPFFKDGVTSGDQIGPHQRSAVGRLEEMEGVDLTDMAALRRVVTFAYQLLPATIIIPSPDYLNVMVLMPQAHDLTLVEDFMLIPEAPATEKARDHWERSWALLDGGVFASEDFRAAELGQQGLSTGAVPELTLGTLEGGVHRFHEIVEEALRAVN, from the coding sequence ATGAACGAGGCTGATACGAAATCACCACCTTTGCGCCCGACCGAAGGGCAACTGGCGCTGGCTGAAGCAATTGCCCGGGGTGAAGAACGCAGCGGAAGCGAGATCAGGCGCGTCCCGGCGAGCGTCTACACCGATCCTGACCACTTCTTGCGGGAAAAGACAGCGCTGTTCGACCGGCTGCCGCAGGTACTTTGCCCCTCTGCCCTCCTGCCAGAACCCGGCATGGCGGTGCCGCATGATGCGACCGGGCGCCCGCTCCTCATCACCCGCGATGCCGAGGGGACAGCACATGTCTTCCTCAACGTCTGCCGCCATCGCGGCACGCGGCTGGTCGAAGGCGCGGACGTGCAATGCGCCAAGCGACTGGTCTGCCCCTATCACGCATGGACCTATCGCCTCGACGGCAAGCTGCTAGCCCTGCCACGCCCGGAAACATTCCCCGGCATGGACAAGGGCGATTACGGCCTGGTCGAACTGCCCAGCTGCGAAGCTGGCGGGTTGATCTGGTTTGCGCCGGTTGAAGGCGCAGACTTTACCGATGCCCGCAAGCTCGGCGAGGATCTCGACACCTTCGGCACGCGCGACCTGGTGCTGTTCCGGCGCAAGCTCCACACCGTGAAAGGCAATTGGAAGCTGATCATGGATGCTTTCCTGGAAAGCTACCATGTCACCCGCCTGCACGCGCAGACGATCGGCCCCTTCTTCAAGGACGGGGTGACCAGCGGTGACCAGATCGGCCCGCACCAACGCAGCGCCGTCGGGCGGCTGGAGGAGATGGAGGGCGTGGACCTGACCGATATGGCCGCGCTGCGCCGCGTCGTCACCTTCGCTTACCAGTTGCTGCCCGCCACCATCATCATCCCCAGCCCGGATTACCTCAATGTCATGGTGCTGATGCCGCAGGCGCATGACCTGACGCTGGTCGAGGACTTCATGCTCATCCCCGAGGCGCCCGCAACGGAAAAGGCGCGCGACCATTGGGAACGCAGCTGGGCCTTGCTCGACGGGGGCGTATTCGCCAGCGAGGACTTCCGCGCCGCCGAATTGGGCCAGCAGGGGCTTTCGACCGGTGCGGTGCCCGAACTGACGCTGGGCACGCTAGAAGGCGGCGTCCATCGCTTCCACGAGATTGTCGAAGAGGCGTTGCGCGCGGTCAATTGA
- a CDS encoding AmpG family muropeptide MFS transporter produces MAAAAATGKKSSWRILGQALTNRKTGFMLVFGFASGLPFALFLGTLFAWLTEAEVELETMGIFSLIGLAYAFQFLWSPLIDKVDIPLLRKLGKRKQWIVPMQVLLGTILVTLSLLDPKLQLGMFSLLAGIGAFASATQDIAINAWRIDVADEEATLDILSTIYQMGYRFSSLVGGALGLIIAARIGWPETYMLMGGILLAAGFIGLFAPNADGDAANTMAASDAQVRVLRQAGELAPHVRNRALAVVGILWAGAIAVVLAFMIMSLTYAPEDRPNPTEFTVNFGPWIIVATIILPALIAGWLASQKKQGLNLLEEDAPPSKGFEFALDHLYRALVLPLVEFVGRMGWSLVLILAVVLTYRICDAIWGTFAYPFYLGELQYTNDEVAFASKFFGVGAIILGLALGGWMLTALGRMFTLALGGLLAALTNLLYADLAVGGHRMAALSDATGFTWLIEQIPEIGSAKLAKLTITIGFENLAIGIAGAAYIAWLSSIVSKQFSAVQFALLSSLTMLVGTLGRGALGEMIENQGYFDVFVLTTFIGLGAVVLVLLEWARERRAGKASGVVTPDVAAQPAE; encoded by the coding sequence ATGGCTGCAGCAGCTGCGACAGGAAAGAAATCCTCGTGGCGCATCCTTGGCCAGGCGCTGACCAACCGCAAAACCGGCTTCATGCTTGTCTTCGGTTTTGCCAGCGGCCTGCCGTTTGCGCTGTTCCTGGGTACGCTGTTCGCCTGGCTGACCGAGGCCGAGGTTGAGCTGGAGACGATGGGCATCTTCTCGCTCATTGGGCTTGCCTATGCCTTCCAGTTCCTGTGGTCGCCGCTGATCGACAAGGTGGATATCCCGCTGCTGCGCAAGCTGGGCAAGCGCAAGCAATGGATCGTGCCGATGCAGGTGCTGCTGGGAACGATCCTGGTCACGCTCAGCCTGCTCGATCCGAAGTTGCAGCTGGGCATGTTCTCGCTGCTGGCCGGGATCGGCGCCTTCGCCAGCGCCACGCAGGATATCGCGATCAACGCCTGGCGCATCGACGTGGCAGACGAAGAGGCAACGCTCGATATCCTCTCCACGATCTACCAGATGGGATACCGCTTTTCGTCGCTGGTCGGCGGGGCATTGGGCCTGATCATCGCGGCGCGGATCGGCTGGCCGGAAACCTATATGCTGATGGGTGGGATTCTGCTGGCAGCGGGCTTCATCGGCTTGTTCGCGCCGAATGCAGACGGGGATGCCGCCAACACGATGGCGGCCAGCGATGCGCAGGTGCGGGTGCTGCGCCAGGCGGGCGAACTTGCACCCCATGTCCGCAACCGTGCACTGGCAGTGGTCGGAATTCTGTGGGCGGGTGCGATTGCTGTTGTGCTGGCGTTCATGATCATGTCGCTGACCTATGCGCCTGAGGATCGGCCGAACCCGACGGAATTCACGGTCAATTTCGGGCCATGGATCATCGTCGCGACGATCATCCTGCCTGCGCTGATTGCCGGCTGGCTGGCCTCACAGAAGAAGCAGGGGCTGAACCTGCTGGAAGAAGATGCGCCGCCATCGAAGGGGTTCGAGTTCGCGCTCGACCATCTCTATCGCGCGCTGGTGCTGCCGTTGGTCGAATTCGTCGGGCGGATGGGTTGGTCGCTGGTGCTGATCCTGGCGGTGGTGCTGACCTATCGCATCTGCGACGCGATCTGGGGGACTTTCGCTTATCCGTTCTACCTGGGGGAGCTGCAGTACACCAATGACGAGGTCGCCTTTGCCTCCAAGTTCTTCGGTGTCGGTGCGATCATCCTCGGGTTGGCGCTGGGCGGCTGGATGCTGACCGCGTTAGGCCGCATGTTCACGCTGGCGCTGGGCGGGCTGCTCGCTGCGCTTACGAACCTGCTCTATGCCGACCTTGCCGTGGGCGGCCACCGCATGGCGGCGCTGAGCGATGCGACGGGCTTTACCTGGCTCATCGAGCAAATCCCTGAAATCGGCAGCGCCAAGCTCGCCAAACTGACGATCACGATCGGGTTCGAAAACCTCGCGATCGGAATTGCGGGTGCGGCCTATATCGCCTGGTTGTCCTCAATCGTGTCGAAACAGTTCAGCGCCGTACAATTCGCGCTGCTCTCATCGTTGACCATGCTGGTCGGCACGCTGGGGCGCGGCGCGCTGGGCGAGATGATCGAGAACCAGGGCTATTTCGACGTTTTCGTGCTCACCACCTTCATCGGGCTGGGCGCGGTGGTGCTGGTGCTGCTGGAATGGGCGCGCGAGCGGCGCGCAGGCAAGGCTTCTGGAGTTGTGACGCCCGATGTTGCGGCTCAGCCAGCGGAGTGA
- a CDS encoding folylpolyglutamate synthase/dihydrofolate synthase family protein, whose product MRDFGRSDDPRVQAQLDRLGQLSVPQGRLGLETITALLARLGDPHLRLPPVFHVAGTNGKGSTCAFLRAMLEAEGYKVHVTTSPHLVRYNERIRLAGELISDEALAEVLAEVLDAGEDLNPSFFEVTIAAAFLAFSRTPADACVVEVGMGGRFDATNVLTPVVLAACGIAALGLDHERFLLAPEDGVPTEPMARIAFEKAGIAKKGVPLVTIAQPELEMQAITVVAERIGAPLHIAQPLAENTLGLTGAHQVVNAGLAVALLRHQRAISVSTDAIRAGLAKAKWPARLQRLSDGPLTGGREVWLDGGHNPSAGEALARHFAGKKVHLVIGMIEGKDPASLIGPLGDSLASITAVPVPAHDWYPAEAFGPRAIAAPDVPAALATLPDDGLPVLIAGSLYLAGEVLRLNNQLPD is encoded by the coding sequence ATGCGCGACTTCGGGCGCTCGGACGACCCGCGCGTCCAGGCGCAGCTTGACCGGCTGGGCCAACTCAGCGTGCCGCAAGGGCGCCTGGGTCTGGAGACGATCACCGCCCTGCTCGCCCGCCTTGGCGATCCGCATCTGCGCCTGCCGCCGGTGTTCCATGTCGCGGGCACCAACGGCAAGGGATCGACCTGCGCCTTCCTGCGGGCGATGCTGGAGGCCGAGGGCTACAAGGTTCACGTCACTACCAGCCCGCATCTGGTACGCTATAACGAGCGGATCCGGCTGGCGGGCGAACTGATCTCTGACGAAGCGCTGGCGGAAGTACTGGCAGAAGTGCTCGACGCGGGCGAGGACCTGAATCCGAGCTTTTTCGAAGTGACCATTGCTGCGGCTTTCCTGGCCTTCAGCCGTACTCCCGCCGACGCCTGCGTGGTCGAAGTGGGCATGGGCGGCAGGTTCGATGCGACCAATGTGCTGACGCCCGTTGTGCTCGCCGCCTGCGGCATCGCGGCGCTGGGGCTGGACCACGAACGCTTCCTGCTTGCGCCCGAAGACGGCGTGCCGACCGAACCAATGGCGCGGATTGCGTTCGAGAAGGCGGGGATCGCCAAAAAGGGCGTGCCACTGGTGACGATCGCGCAGCCGGAACTCGAGATGCAGGCCATCACCGTGGTGGCTGAGCGAATTGGCGCGCCGCTGCACATCGCCCAACCCCTAGCCGAGAACACCCTCGGCCTGACCGGCGCGCATCAGGTGGTCAATGCGGGCCTGGCCGTGGCCTTGCTCCGGCATCAGCGCGCAATCAGCGTATCAACCGATGCAATTCGCGCAGGGCTTGCCAAGGCCAAGTGGCCCGCACGCCTGCAGCGCCTTTCCGATGGCCCGCTGACCGGAGGCCGCGAAGTGTGGCTCGACGGCGGGCACAATCCCAGCGCAGGTGAAGCCCTTGCCCGCCATTTCGCTGGCAAGAAAGTACATCTCGTCATCGGCATGATCGAAGGCAAGGACCCCGCCTCGCTGATCGGCCCGCTCGGGGATTCGCTTGCCAGCATCACCGCCGTGCCCGTGCCAGCACATGACTGGTACCCCGCTGAGGCGTTCGGACCGCGAGCGATCGCGGCGCCCGATGTCCCTGCTGCCCTCGCCACTCTACCTGACGACGGTTTGCCGGTGCTGATCGCCGGTTCGCTCTACCTTGCGGGCGAAGTGCTGCGGCTCAACAACCAGCTGCCGGACTGA